The region GTTTGTCTGAGAAGGAAAATATCAGTCTCACATAAAACCCTTCAAATAATGATACTGCTGTTAAAAAACACCAGATGCCAGCAAATGTTCTAAAATGGAAAACAGTAAAGTAAGTGATTTTTGTGAGTCAAACTAAAAATTGAAGAGATCCACACTTGTTGATATCCAGGCTTTTATTTGGTGTGGAGTCAGCGGATTTCTTAACAATGGCTCCCTCTTGTGGCATCTTTATGCATCACCAGAATTATTCAAATTGGTGGAGTAGGTTATTTATAATCCTGGTGCAGATGCATTTTTCCATATGGTGAATAACAGATGTATATAATTATTCCTCgtcattgtgttgtttgtgtgctggacgttgtgtgtagagctttttataaagagtctatggtgcagagtgactTTAGAAaacacctggtttatctgcaatgaagattttatagtcaatgttttcatatattgaaacagttttgtttattattgtttatgtgTGATTTTTATATAGACGgttgaatgatttatttatcgGCTGTTGCCAAGTTGAATCCAGTtagatgaatgtgttgtgtgatATAATTTCCACAATCTTACAAAGCGATTAATCATTAATCAAGTCATTCATGATCACAATGATACATTAATAAAGCAGTCGTAGGTGTAATTGtatgtttttagatttttattgtGGAAAATGTTACTAAACTGAAATTGCACATAtacttattttgtaaatgttctTCTGTTGTAAAAATCCCAAAAAACCCAGACACATCTCAGACTTTTTAtagtatgtttattttttttaactttttttctttaaaaaatgacgAGGTTCAATTATTTTGGAAACCTCACCCTTACCCCATGTTCCCCAGCCGGCCAACTCGATTCTAAAGCAACCAGCAAAGAAAAATAGTCATATGGACAATTGATAATATACACCCCATATACAGCAATACATAGTGGTCTACCATAATGTTACCAATAATACGCAACCTCCAATGAGGCTTCAATTCAAACTGTTGCCACTGATATGGTTCATCTCAACAGCAACTGTCAACCAATGATGGTTGGTTGTTAGTTTTTGATAGTGTGGGCGGGGTTCAGGTTGCCACGGTGAAGTGGCAACCACCTGCTGCCTTTTCTTCTCGCCACCATCAGCGGCTCAGCTGATCGATGTAACACATCATCTTCCCTCAGCCTCGCCGCACAGTGCTAAGATTTGGCCGCCGACCCAAACGCCCCCTTTGAACCAATCAGATTCAGCATAAGTGCAAAGTTTAGgaggcactgacacacactctgcGGCGCCCGAGTAAACGCCGCAGACAGTCGTTCGACAGCTCTCGTCTGTCAAACCATTTCCAAGAGTTGAATTGACTTTATTACAGTGACTAGAGTTTTCTACTGGTTCCCTTTAAAGGAGGTGACTGTAAAGGTTTGCTAAAGCTACATTAACAGCGTATTCCTCACCAGGACAGCAGTTCGTTCATGTATCTCCAGTGGAAACCAATTCTACTGTTTTGTGTCTATTTCCGTCACTACTTTCCTCTGCTGACATTAGACTGCTAGCCCGGCCGGCCCATCTCATGCTGCGTCTAGTCTGAACCGAAGACGACGACCTTCCTCggggcacaaacacaaagatgaagTTCTTGGCTAGAGTGGTGAGTAAACAGCTGTTAATGATAATGTTAGCTATGTAGCGATAGCAAAACTTGTACATGGCCCATTTAACTTGGTTGTAATGCAGGTCAGGACACATGACTTGGGATATTACAGTCTGCTGTATGAATcccattcaaattcaaaaagtCCACTTCAGTCCCATCACGTTCAAGTCAGCTAAATGAATTTCATTTATGTTTCTTTTCAGCCTGCATAGAGTAACAGCCAGTGAGAGggatgtgtgtaaatgtgtgtaaatgtgagtgcATGTGCCAGTGACCCCTGCAGTGGTAGAGACAGCATAGAGAACGTTCTGTATGTGCATGAAATGAAGACGGAGCCTGTACGCAGTGTGAGCAAGTGTGAGTCCATCTCTGTGTGGAGCTACAAACACGACTCCCAGTGCAGCTGCAGGTCCGTGCTGTCCAGAAAATCAGCCGAGAAGACGCTCGGCGGAGTGTGCGGCGCCAGCGGGGCCAGACTCGTTCCCCCATCTCCTTCGCcagctccgcctcctcctccactgcccCCTCTGCCGCCCCCACTCCCTCCACTGGAGCTCCCCACCATGGAGATGTCCAGCCAGTCCATGCTGTCCAAGGTGGGGTCGCCAAAGTCCAACCCCGTGGAGTGGGGAGAGAAGCCCAGGTCTGACGTGTCCATGGGGGTGGGAGGGTGGTCCAGGATGCTGGGCGTGCTCAGCATTTGGCTGTGGAGGTCGTCGATCAGCGTCAGGGCGCCGTCGGGCTCCACGCCCAGCAGAGGAGCACCTGTGGTGCTCTCCAGGAAGTCCTCCAGGCGTCCGCCGCCCGTGCAAGGCTGAGGGGAGATGAGGGGCTCCGTTGGCGTGGGaggggagaggtggaggggagaTGGGGGAGAGGACGGAGAGGGTGGGTTGGAGTGAAGAGGGGCAAGGGAAGGATCTGGGTTGGACTTGAAGCCAGGGATTTCTGAAAGAACAAACATCAATCTCATCAGTGCTGGAGACAACAGACTCATGacgtctttctgtctgtgtttaagaCTGTGTATTACCTCCACTCTTCAGCAGGATGTCAAACAGGTCGTCCATCTGCTGACTGTTCACGCCGTTCTCCTGCTAACAGAGGAACACATTACTCCTCAGCCACCAAGTACAGAACAGACACACTAAAACAAGCTCCATCTCCTGAAACCCAGAAATAAACTCGGCATTTCGGGGGccaattttttcttttgatgTTTCATTTGATGTTTCATTTGCACACAGGGACCTGTGAGCAttcagttgtgatggttaaggagtttgcctttctcacaggaacaacacagcagaagtTTCTATGCTCAGACACGTCCACAGAGTCTCCAGAGTGTTCAGAGGAGGGGCGGCACAGCAGACAGAGGGCGGACGTATAGATTCTGCGAGCCATATTGCTGAGATTTTAGCTAGCAAAGAGATTTCTTGGGAAAGTAAAATGCAGTTTTAACTGGGCATAACAAATATACTTAACAGACGAGGTATTGAGGCGGTATATTGATTTGTATTCTTGACAATTCCTGACCCGACAATTTCCAAAGCACCCTGAAGCAGAAGCTGGTTTCTGTATCTGAACATCTCTGCATCATATCAAGCTGATGAAAGTACAAGAGGCTGGAATTTTTGTTTTAAGGCACAAACAGCAAAATTCAGACACAAAACTCAGTGTGAAGAAAAAGGAGGTAAAAtggagggacagacagaaacagagaagatcactaaagaagtgagagaaagagcagTCGTGCTGGAAGACATACTTTGGAGCgttgaagaggaagagaggtgtTGGGTttgggagagggaggggtgaaCAGTGTGTGCCGGTCGTAAGGCGGACACaactcctctctctgtcaggatggagtgatgaaatgaaaaaggagagaaacaaggagaaaaagTCAATGAAGCTGTACACAGAGCCGTGACTACATAACGATGGGGAGCACGGGGAGCGGAGCAGAGGTCGACGCTACCTTGAGAGACGAGATTAGGTTGCTTTGGCTTTCGCTCTCTGACATGTCGTCGAAGAAAGGCTGCAGGTTGGGAGGAGCAGTGACCGACAGGCTGGGTTGTGGAACGCCATTGGTGTCCAGGTGAAGCCCCGCCTTCTGTCCctggagaaacaaaacacagcaaagacaTATTTAGACTTGGACACAGACATGAATATGCTGCATAATAAATTATGATTAATTCATTGTGATTATCTAGAtaacatattaaaatattatttccacatttcacCAGTCTACATTTGGTTTGGTTGAACTGTGACAGCAGTGACACTCAGTGGTAGGGAAATCTTACTGCAAACAATCGTCCTGCAGTTCAGTGTGCTACATCACAATAAATTGATTAACAAACAGGATAAAAGCAAAGAATTCATCATCAACAGATAGTTTTGTAAATATGAGCCgacaaatttattttttagagccgaatataaatataaatgtagtgTCTGAAGATCAGGCAGGTTATTCAAAACTAatctaaaatgttaaaatttaaATCTATTTTGAATAAATGACAAATATATTTGGTAATTGCTGTGAACACATAacttaaaaaaatgtagaaaaacattttttttattaagtgcGGTAAGGCCAAAagttatataaagataaaaatgtcctatacattattatttcttatcaACTTTAAAAACTGATTCTTGCTCCCGATTTAAGGTGGTAgtttaaaagacaaacactgaggttgATCCATTATGTGTTATATCTCCTCAACGTGTATTGATTCTATGTTCTGTTGTTACTGATTCAAAATGTatcgtgataattattgattttattgattCTGGGTTGTACCTTTTTGATTGGCTCGCTCACAAGCTCGGCCTCCACCTGCTCTTTTGATTGGCTGTCGCTGCTTGGGAGTTTACTCGGAGTCGACAGTAATCTCTGAAATATGGACTACAagcagaggaagatggagataAATGTTTCAATCCCATCGTAACCCAATGGAGTCCATCACACAATGTGAACATTGTGAACAACAACCATACCTGCAGTGTGATGCGTCCGTTGGTTTTGGCCAATGGAGACACTCCGTTCTGTCCGCCTGTCCCTGTGTTGGGACTGGTGAGAGCGATCAGGTAGTGGTTGCCGTTGCTATCGGTGACCAGTGTGGGTGTGCCGTTGGCCTTGAGGACGTCTAATGAAATGGCCTGAGTTTGCATCGGAGTGCTGTTCTGTTGGTTGATGAAGACTGGAGCCACctgggaatgaaaacacaactcttttAATATCTGAAGTCAGAACACAGGCTGATGTCTTTGATACCTAAGTCTTTTTGATGACATAAATCTGTTCTGTCGTCATCACTAGCCCGAGCTGCGTCTAatcatatttgatattttatgttGACGTGTCTTCAGTTCAGTGCACAGCAGTTTGTCAgtttaatggagaaaatgaataaaccGCATCAGTCTGCCACTTTTTCTTATCCTATTATTAGATTCCGTCTCAACTTCCAGCAATTTGTCCAGGATGTGCAACTatccaaaaaagtgtttttactttgcaaacaaaccaaactttgGTTCATTTTGATCCTGACAGAGACCACCTCTTTCTGCCAGACTAAATTTTGATCCAATGGTCCGGACCATGGTCCTTTCACACCGGTTATACTTTCATTCTATCATCAGTTTATAATTATAGTGACACTTAAATTGGACTGGTGATTGTGCTAAATTAGTTCAAAATGTCTGAAACCAAGGGGCCTTCACCTGTTGTGTGGCAACAGCTGCCGtctgctgtttctgctgctgcctctgctgagCCCTCAGTTGTTTCCTCTGCTGGATTTGGGTCGTTGCAGGCTTCTGGCTCGCCACGGTCTGGTTCTGGATCTGCACCTGAACCTGCTTCAGCTGAACTTGGTTCTTCGGCTGGCTCTGTTGAACTTGCCCGGGAGGTTGTTTGAGCTGGCTCTGCTGCACCGGCTTCTGTTGTGCGAGTTTCTGCTGGGCCAGTTTCTGCTGTGCTAACTTCTGCTGGGCCTGCAGCTGTTTCTGCTGGGTTTGCTGGATgatgagctgctggagctgctgctgctgctggagcaggaTTTGAGCTTCTTtcttttgctgttgttgtttttgaggGTTTGATTTAGCCTCTGCTACTTTCTGCGGTTGTGCCAGACTTTGCTGTTGTTGGGGTGGTTGTAGCTGTTTCTGCTGTTCTGCCTGCAGCCGCTGAATCTGCTGCAGCCTGAGCAGCGTCTCCTGAGAGCACTGCATCGGCTGGGCCAGCTTCTTTGACTGCGCCTCTTCTGTTACTCCCTCCATTTCTTCCTCAGACTCCACCTCCCTCTTTACTTTCACCACAGTGCCGTTAGGGAGAGTCGGGGGTTGAATGGCTGAGGCTTTTATTAGAGTTGGAAGTTTAGCCTCTGGGGCTGATTTGCTCTTCTCAATTCCTTCCCTCTTCACCACTACTCCACCAGTCACCTTGCCCTGCTCCAGCTGGGACCTGAGGGTCTCCACTAGCCTCTGCTTCTGTCTTAGCATCTTGGTCAATTCCTCGATCTGTTTGTCCTTCTCCTGCAGCATCTGGTCCTTATCCATAGAGGACGAGTCCATGGCTCCGGCTGACAGGGGCTCTGGACGCTGGCTCGAGGCAGCTGAAGACGTGGACTGGCTGCATGTGCTCTGCATTTCCTCTTTGACCTGGGAGAGTGGCTGTGAGAGTGGAGAGATGTTTGACGAGGGCTGAGGAGATGGGTGCAGGGTGAGTTGAGTTAACGGAGAGCTCACCTGAGggacaataaaacaagaataggatgtttgaaaaaatgaaaggaaagaCTGTTCTTTATGGCAATAATCATTCTAAACTTATCACCAATAATCTTCACATAAACAGGATATCTTCTTCACACATCATAGATCTCACCATTTCTCCAAACATGTCTCCATTACAGCTCGTCTCATCCGGACTCATCCCAGCCAACGACCTCTCAGATGGAGTAGGCGACATAGGCGGGCTGGAGCTGGTGCTGCCAAAACGCATGACTCTCCCAGGAACTGCATGAGCCAATGAGGACAAAGCTAATTTAAACCCGCTCTCTCCTAACTGGTGGTCAGGGGCGGCAGTTGTGGTCGGAGAGGATGTGCTGGTGCTAGCAGTAGAGTTAGCGGCCTGCTGCAATATTGCATTTTTCAAAACAGCTGCGTTGCCACCATTTTGCTCCTGGTAGTTGCGGAGCCTCTCGATGAGATCGTTCTTAGTGCCAGAGACGGTCAGACCACGTAATTTCAGTTCCTGTTTCAACTCTGCGACCTGGAGGATGAGAAACCAGATTGTACTCATATAGCAGATGTCAACTCAGagtgaaaaagcaaaacaaaagaaatgtcaaaGAACAGTTCTTAGCGGTGCCCAGTCTCAAAAGGTCCCATGATTACGAGCTGAGTGGTTTACAAAACAATGCTAtaggaaaataaatcacatgacGCTGGACTTTTAGACGGCAAAACCaggaatatttttcttttttaaataggAAACTAGAATTTGAGATAATCAACCTTTTCTCAAACTTGTTTGCATCTAAAACACAAACTCCTGGTTTGCAAATTCAATCCACTTAGTGGTCGTTTACAGACTTGATCACTTGTAATAATCAGCTACACACACTTCCTGATCACCTTTAACAGTTAATATTCCttctataaaaacacatttagttaTAAATATTCCTTACAGCAACATTTCTGACTCTTCACAGTTCAAATGAATTGAAACTTACTTTGAACTCATCCAAGTTGGCTGGCAGAGTGCTGGGTTTGGCTCCTCCCACTGCAGTTTGGCTCTGACGGCCAGCCGTGCTCTGATTGGAAGGGGCCGGGGTGGTAGTGGAGGGAGCGCTGCGGGAGGGGGAAGGTCCAGAGTTGACTGTGGGAGACTGCTCGGCTGGAGGcctgagaggagaaagaaaacgtAGGAATATCCATTTTATaaagaaaattactttttcttgGCTGTGCGTTTCTACATTTTTCTTATCGCTTTGCCAAAGTAAGTCAGGAAGACAGGAAGTCATGCAGACACCCGCCTGCATGCTTCACTACAGAAATCAAGCCTGAGCACAGgttaagaaagaagaagaaaaatgtcttTAACCTTTAACATTAAAGCCCCACCACTCACTTCCACACCACAAACACAGTCATGCCAGACACTCACTTGGGAGGGGCGGGCAGGATGGTGTGGTAGTTGTAGTGCTGCTGTTGCTGGCTGAGgatctgcagctgcaggaagagctgctgctggtggagcaGCTTTGCATAGGATGAGTCCATTGGCGGCGGAAGCTCCTTGTCAGCCTTCTGGTCTGGAGGGATGTACTGGTGGTACTTCAGCTtcttcacctgcacacagaTGATTAAGAGAGTTAATGTTTTTACGCTATTTGACATCACTGATTTATGATAATTATCCTGCTGTTATCATCCCTTATTCAATGTCTGGTCATATTACATGATTGTGGATGGACATTACCCGTCAGAGCCATAAATCCTGTGAGTGcttgtaataataacaacaaagaGCACGCTGACCTTGGGTTTGTTGTCCTTTGTTTTCTTGGTTCTTTGTGGAGGACGATCTGAGCTCCGAGCCTGAGATTGCAGACAGAATGTTAAAAATGAGGTCGAGAGGAGGATTTGAGGAAATGAGAGGGAGGGTTAACCAGTTATAGCTGCTCCATGCAGAGGGATTAAGGTTACAATTATTCACAAGTCATCAAATCTGCAGAATGTACAACCAATAACCAGCGCACCTTGACCTGTCCCAAAGTGGAGCGGGGACTTGCTGAAATCAACATCGTTCCATTTGTCAATTTAGGGGGCGGGGACGAGGCGCAGCCATTCCcctggggaggaggtggaggaggggccTGAGTAACAAACTaagaaaaatatgattaaaGGTGTGATGATGTTTATccattgtttgctttgttttatgAAAGACTGCAACAATTTCATTTCAACTGAATTTAGTTTGACTAGTTTAACAATGTCatgtttatttgattaaattatGGTATGTTATGGTACCTGTGTGGGAGAAATGTCCTCCTTCTGGGTGAGAGCATCAGGGGGGGACAGCTGAGGGACGGCACTCAGGGGAGAGTCGTGATTGGTTGGCTGGTCTGGCGACAGAGCATCACTGCTGTCTTCGTCTAGAGACGAGCTCTCTCCCCCGGCTCCTTTTGGAGAATCTGTGACAGAGGAGAAACGTCTTCATATTCAGCGAAACAGACAGGTTACTGTGGCAACAGTAACGTTTGCTACAACGTCCTGTGGCCAGTGGATTTAAGATAGTAATTGAAATAGTTTAGTTGTCACAAAATGAATCACAAGATGAATCACAAAGTGATAAAGCTTGTGAAAGAGCGATGAGTAACTTCAGAGAGCTTATGCAACACTGTGAGTTGTACCAAGTTTCAAAACAAGACTATGTCCTAATAGTTGTGTGGTTACAGAGTGTGTTCATACACTCACTCGTAAAACACTGtattacatgtgtgtgtagataCCTGGATGTTGTAATTGCTAGGCTAAAGGTGTGTTGGTGTGACTGGAAATACGTCACATTTTACAGGTCATTGCTATGTTGGCAACAAAGTACAAAAAGCGAACACGTTTTGATCTAATGCCAACATTCATCCCTAAGTTGTATGGTCTTATGGATTAAACATACATCCATGAATCAGTGAATGAATCAGTCAATTAAGTGACAAGTGTTTGTGAGTGCAATAGACAGGACACAGTTTTCAGTCTGGATAAACAAGGTGTTTGAATGTACGTGTGTACATATTtatctgtgctgtgtgtttcaAGAGATTTTTGTTTAATCCCAAGTGTCCATGTGATTGTAAGTGTGTGCCAATGActgcaaatgtgtatttatctTATGTGCACTTTTTTCAAGGACTTTTACATCATGAGCAGTCTGGAAACTTTTAGCAATGTCTAGTTTAGACATACACAATTTTTAGCCCAATTTTGTAGTTGCAAACAATTTTGGAACCGACAAAAGCCCCAGAATCGGAGGCATTAGCTTTTCTTCTGAATTCTCTCATTGCTGTGTGTGAACTCTTGGAAGAGGCGATTCAAGAGGCTCCTCAGACTAAATGTCTTGACCAATGAGCAACAACTACAGCTAATCAGAGCGAACCATAGCTACTGGTCTTCCGTTTCTTGTGTAAGACCTTGTAGTACGTGACCCTGTCAGTGTGAAAGTTGCAGTCTGAACTTAGCATTAGTCTGTGCGATTGTGCGACTGTGTGAATGTGGTGAGGTGTGTGTAATTACCCAGCAGTGAGTGCTGCAGAGAGCAGGTGACTGACAGGATGTTTTTGTGAACCAGCTCGATGGGACCCGGTCTGTGGGAGATCTTGTCATTGAGGTTGTCGGCCAGTCGCGCTCGCTTCAGCTGCAGTTGCTTAGCCTGCAGAGACGGCTCTGCCAACGTCTCTGTGGAGCGGACAGCAGGGAAATGTGAACTGATcaagacatttattttaatcctcaacaaaaacaagacgGCAGTGCTTTGTACCTGAGGGATATAAATGAAGAGATATtcgtttttaaatattttgagcAGATCCAGAGGGAGGAAGTCGGCTTTCTGAAGACCCAATACTGCATAactattaatatattaatattcaagTGTATCAATCAAATAGTTggtacctgaaaataaaatttaaattacCAGCATACTGAGAAGTTGAACTGTATCAAGCTGTTATATTTATCAAACACATCCCTGCACTgataactaataaaaaaaacatgctgataTACTAAGGAGCATGGGAAAGGCCTTATTTCCGACTCACTTTACAGAAGCTTGAGACTTGATCTATTAGTTTTGTATGGTGCTTTCCTATTATGAGAAATGAGTTGAATTCTGTGAAAGCCCTAACAGAATTATGAAGTAGGAACTGAACACTAACCTTATCTCTAGGAATTGTTCCGTTTTGGTTAATGCATGGTTCCTTTTAAATGAAGTTTCATTCATTTGGCCTAACTTAAACCTGCTACTCCTAAAGTCCACTTGTGGGTAAGAACTTACCCTCCAGAATGTGCATCCTGACCAGCTCGGAGCGCTCAGGACGACACCGAATCTTCCTCTTCAGATAGTCCTCGGTCTTGGGGAAACACAACCGACACATCATGGTGGGAATGAAGATGGAAGAAAGAGGATCACAGGCAGAAGGATTAGAAACAGGTACCATTCTGCTTTGTACTGAGTTGTTTATAAGGTATATAAATGTTTTGCGTCATTCAGTGAGCAAAAACTGTGTAAGATACTCACCCTTGCTCGCTCCAGAAGCCTCCGCTGTTCGTGAAAGGCTGCCGGGCTCTTCAGTGCTGCAtcgagagagggatggagagagatgaGTGCAGCTCTCACAGACTTATGAGAACAACGTGAAAACCATAGGTGAGAACAGATACAGCCATAGAGGAAGGCAGAGTCAAAGTGGAAGTGTCGGCATGACGAGGTCAGAGTTGCTATTCTAAACCACACAGTCGCTTGATATGACATGCGCTGTGTGTGCAGGAATAAAAACGTCTCTCTGCAAAACAGTTCTTTTTTCCACCAATGaagctttttaattaaattaaattcaaccAAAGGTATTAATCCCACCCGGGCCAATGCATTTGGAACAGcttgaataaaaaacataaacagtaTGGTACAAGACACAAGGGAcccctctttctttaacattccGAGATGTTTTCCGTGGGCAGCTCAAAACTTATGACAGCACTGACTGTAGGCATCGACTGTGCATGCTCCAGGTACAACCATTACACCTACTGGAATGTAATCTGAAATCAGGTACGACAAGCGTGGACCGCCAGACTGACAAAGCCCCTCATTTTAGTATGTGTTTGGCCTGCATCgttttattttagaatataggacaagatggtgaatatcctctgtatgtttgaaggtcttctgcacaaatTAAGTTACCAGCTACCATTTGATGTTAGCAGGTTTTTGCAgccaccagcggatgttagggacattACTTTAGCTGTGCACCTtagtgtcatcaagtgttttggccttgagATCAATGATACAGGCCGAACCgtgtggtgtgggtcagggacGAGCCGGAGGCATTTTGGtgaggatctggatcagggagtgtagacatttttttacattttcacaattaaaatcaggcacatttagaagactgatatctatgagtgtgggaaatttggtgcagcttgatttaatttaagggaactgttgggcctagGCGGTGGAGAGCATCTATTTGGGGAAGGATATATAGAGGACAGTGGCAGTTACATGATGTAACAGCAATTGTCTGATTGGTCCATAGCTGGTGAAATCCCTACCAAGGGTGTGTGAGAGTGGACATTCTGGCTACAGCTGGGCGTCGATTGTACGTGTGCCACAGATGAGTGGGCGTGGGGGTGGGAGGCATTCCTGTGTCCCAACCTCTGAGGTTGAAAGAAGAAGATCCACATACCAGTTGTGACATAACCAAACGGTTTTAGGATCACAACAAGACGGCAAAAAAAACAGACTACGGGTCATCTGATCTGAAAGAGGAGCTTTTCTCTAACCATGTAATCGCCAGCTTCTCAGCCGCCTCAGTATCTATATTTCCACTCTCACAGTAATATTTACTGTAGCTGCTTCCTTCTGCTGCAGCTTGGTTTGGATGTTTATGCCATCCATCTGATAATACAGCTATAattgacatttttattctgtttctgaACAAGTAAAAAACTTGATTTAACTGAATGTCTGAACAGCTGGCCGTTATGACTGCAACATCAATCACTATGCCATACTTATGTAATTTACAGAAACATCTGTGTTGTGTA is a window of Paralichthys olivaceus isolate ysfri-2021 chromosome 21, ASM2471397v2, whole genome shotgun sequence DNA encoding:
- the mrtfab gene encoding myocardin related transcription factor Ab isoform X2 — protein: MIMLDTNNCLSFELSPHGSPPMGDDVDMEKAGLKMDHDRHVYHSLKEGGRSGYAHKLSVLQLKLQQRRTREELVSQGIMPPLKSPAAFHEQRRLLERARTEDYLKRKIRCRPERSELVRMHILEETLAEPSLQAKQLQLKRARLADNLNDKISHRPGPIELVHKNILSVTCSLQHSLLDSPKGAGGESSSLDEDSSDALSPDQPTNHDSPLSAVPQLSPPDALTQKEDISPTQFVTQAPPPPPPQGNGCASSPPPKLTNGTMLISASPRSTLGQVKARSSDRPPQRTKKTKDNKPKVKKLKYHQYIPPDQKADKELPPPMDSSYAKLLHQQQLFLQLQILSQQQQHYNYHTILPAPPKPPAEQSPTVNSGPSPSRSAPSTTTPAPSNQSTAGRQSQTAVGGAKPSTLPANLDEFKVAELKQELKLRGLTVSGTKNDLIERLRNYQEQNGGNAAVLKNAILQQAANSTASTSTSSPTTTAAPDHQLGESGFKLALSSLAHAVPGRVMRFGSTSSSPPMSPTPSERSLAGMSPDETSCNGDMFGEMVSSPLTQLTLHPSPQPSSNISPLSQPLSQVKEEMQSTCSQSTSSAASSQRPEPLSAGAMDSSSMDKDQMLQEKDKQIEELTKMLRQKQRLVETLRSQLEQGKVTGGVVVKREGIEKSKSAPEAKLPTLIKASAIQPPTLPNGTVVKVKREVESEEEMEGVTEEAQSKKLAQPMQCSQETLLRLQQIQRLQAEQQKQLQPPQQQQSLAQPQKVAEAKSNPQKQQQQKKEAQILLQQQQQLQQLIIQQTQQKQLQAQQKLAQQKLAQQKLAQQKPVQQSQLKQPPGQVQQSQPKNQVQLKQVQVQIQNQTVASQKPATTQIQQRKQLRAQQRQQQKQQTAAVATQQVAPVFINQQNSTPMQTQAISLDVLKANGTPTLVTDSNGNHYLIALTSPNTGTGGQNGVSPLAKTNGRITLQSIFQRLLSTPSKLPSSDSQSKEQVEAELVSEPIKKGQKAGLHLDTNGVPQPSLSVTAPPNLQPFFDDMSESESQSNLISSLKREELCPPYDRHTLFTPPSPKPNTSLPLQRSKENGVNSQQMDDLFDILLKSGEIPGFKSNPDPSLAPLHSNPPSPSSPPSPLHLSPPTPTEPLISPQPCTGGGRLEDFLESTTGAPLLGVEPDGALTLIDDLHSQMLSTPSILDHPPTPMDTSDLGFSPHSTGLDFGDPTLDSMDWLDISMVGSSSGGSGGGRGGSGGGGGAGEGDGGTSLAPLAPHTPPSVFSADFLDSTDLQLHWESCL